A genomic stretch from Haloferax sp. Atlit-12N includes:
- a CDS encoding YccF domain-containing protein, translating to MSQRSFVVRAIWFVFVGWWATPAVVNVAWFLNATIIGIPLGVALINLVPTVLSLKEPKSRLEPDSFRGQRSIVVRAVYFVFVGWWLSWVWANVAVLFTLTIVGLPVGIWMLNRLPAVTSLYRFDG from the coding sequence ATGTCTCAGCGTTCGTTCGTCGTCCGCGCCATCTGGTTCGTCTTCGTCGGCTGGTGGGCGACGCCCGCCGTCGTCAACGTCGCGTGGTTCCTGAACGCGACCATCATCGGTATCCCGCTCGGCGTCGCGCTCATCAACCTCGTGCCGACGGTGCTCTCGTTGAAGGAGCCGAAATCGCGGCTCGAACCCGACTCGTTTCGGGGCCAGCGGTCAATCGTCGTTCGGGCCGTCTACTTCGTGTTCGTCGGCTGGTGGCTGAGTTGGGTCTGGGCGAACGTGGCGGTGCTGTTCACGCTCACCATCGTCGGCCTCCCGGTCGGCATCTGGATGCTCAACCGGCTCCCGGCGGTCACGTCGCTGTACCGGTTCGACGGGTAG
- a CDS encoding 50S ribosomal protein L39e, producing the protein MGKKSKSKKKRLAKLERQNSRVPAWVMLKTDMEVTRNPKRRNWRRSNTDE; encoded by the coding sequence ATGGGTAAGAAGTCGAAGTCTAAGAAGAAGCGTCTGGCGAAGCTCGAGCGCCAGAACAGTCGTGTCCCCGCGTGGGTCATGCTCAAGACGGACATGGAAGTCACGCGAAACCCCAAGCGTCGCAACTGGCGGCGAAGCAACACGGACGAGTAA
- a CDS encoding D-2-hydroxyacid dehydrogenase gives MTTILVLDRPTHGIPASEYAAALRERLPDATVRHPKTTAETLDAARDATVITSTSLPDEVLDAADDLRLFAGAAAGYDHLPLDALRERGVRVTNASGVHGPNIAEHVLGTLLMITRRLDEGLRRQRRREWRHFQSHGELHGSTATVVGLGAIGQAVVERLDAFGVETIGVRYTPEKGGPTDEVLGFDDLESALVRTDFLVVACPLTDETRNLIDRRALSALPEHAVLVNVARGGIVDTDALVSHLRSNRLRAAALDVTDPEPLPEDHPLWGFENVYITPHVSGHTPHYWTRVADILAENVERLASASDGETPTLRNQVVPSPNP, from the coding sequence ATGACCACGATTCTCGTCCTCGACCGCCCCACGCACGGAATCCCGGCGTCGGAGTACGCCGCTGCCCTCCGCGAACGCCTGCCCGACGCGACCGTCCGCCACCCGAAGACGACCGCCGAGACGCTCGACGCCGCGCGCGACGCGACCGTCATCACCAGCACGTCGCTCCCCGACGAGGTGCTCGACGCCGCCGACGACCTTCGACTGTTCGCCGGCGCGGCCGCCGGCTACGACCACCTCCCGCTGGACGCACTCCGCGAGCGCGGCGTCCGCGTCACCAACGCCTCCGGCGTCCACGGCCCCAACATCGCCGAACACGTCCTCGGCACCCTGCTCATGATTACCCGCCGGCTGGACGAGGGGCTCCGCCGCCAGCGACGCCGCGAGTGGCGACACTTCCAGTCGCACGGTGAGCTGCACGGCTCGACGGCCACCGTGGTCGGCCTCGGTGCCATCGGACAAGCGGTCGTCGAGCGACTCGACGCGTTCGGCGTCGAGACTATCGGTGTCCGCTACACGCCCGAAAAGGGCGGCCCGACCGACGAGGTGCTCGGGTTCGACGACCTCGAATCGGCGCTCGTCCGCACCGACTTCCTCGTGGTCGCGTGCCCCCTGACCGACGAGACGCGCAATCTCATCGACCGGCGGGCGCTGAGCGCGCTCCCCGAACACGCCGTCCTCGTCAACGTCGCGCGCGGCGGTATCGTCGACACCGACGCCCTCGTCTCGCACCTCCGAAGCAACCGCCTCCGCGCCGCCGCGCTCGACGTGACCGACCCCGAACCGCTTCCCGAGGACCACCCGCTTTGGGGCTTCGAGAACGTCTACATCACCCCGCACGTCTCCGGCCACACGCCGCACTACTGGACGCGGGTCGCCGACATCCTCGCGGAGAACGTCGAGCGACTGGCGTCGGCGTCGGACGGCGAAACGCCAACGCTCCGCAATCAGGTCGTTCCGAGCCCGAACCCCTGA
- a CDS encoding 50S ribosomal protein L31e — protein sequence MSANDFEERVVTVPLRDVQAVPAHERAGRSMTLIREHLAKHFKVDAENVRLDTQINEDIWAHGRQSPPSKFRVRAARFDEDGESVVEAEPAE from the coding sequence ATGAGCGCAAACGACTTCGAGGAGCGCGTCGTCACCGTCCCGCTCCGAGACGTGCAGGCGGTTCCGGCACACGAACGCGCGGGTCGCTCGATGACGCTCATCCGCGAGCACCTCGCCAAGCACTTCAAGGTCGACGCCGAGAACGTGCGTCTCGACACGCAGATCAACGAGGACATCTGGGCGCACGGCCGGCAGAGCCCGCCGAGCAAGTTCCGCGTCCGCGCCGCGCGTTTCGACGAGGACGGCGAGTCGGTCGTCGAAGCCGAACCGGCCGAGTAA
- a CDS encoding AAA family ATPase codes for MRVIGTVGLPGSGKGELAEVAREAGVPVVTMGDVIREECRNRGLDPATDHGKIATALREEEGDDAIAARSLPMVEQHLESNDVVLVDGLRSGVELDRFREAFGDDFVLVSVEAPFETRAERLLDRDRDDSDTDVEALKKRERRELDFGMGDAMDRADVVIQNTGTLAEYRETITKLFEEGPEAVAEADA; via the coding sequence ATGAGAGTCATCGGGACGGTCGGCCTGCCGGGAAGCGGCAAGGGCGAACTCGCCGAGGTGGCCCGCGAAGCGGGCGTGCCCGTCGTGACGATGGGCGACGTCATCCGCGAGGAGTGTCGCAACCGCGGCCTCGACCCCGCGACGGACCACGGGAAGATAGCGACCGCGCTCCGCGAGGAGGAGGGTGACGACGCCATCGCCGCGCGGTCCCTGCCGATGGTCGAACAGCACCTCGAATCGAACGACGTGGTGCTCGTCGACGGCCTTCGGTCGGGCGTCGAACTCGACCGCTTTCGCGAGGCGTTCGGCGACGACTTCGTCCTCGTGAGCGTCGAAGCGCCGTTCGAGACGCGCGCCGAGCGCCTGCTCGACCGCGACCGCGACGACAGCGACACCGACGTGGAGGCGCTGAAAAAGCGCGAGCGCCGCGAACTCGACTTCGGGATGGGCGACGCGATGGACCGCGCCGACGTGGTCATTCAGAACACCGGCACGCTGGCGGAGTACCGCGAGACCATCACGAAGTTGTTCGAAGAAGGGCCCGAGGCGGTCGCGGAGGCCGACGCGTGA
- a CDS encoding nucleoside recognition protein codes for MQSSAVLPVLFEVLPRVARIAAYIAVGVFAANLVVAFGLVERIAGLSRYLTSPANLPDEVGTAIVTTAASTTAGYGMLAEFRESGVLDDRATLVAVTINTFFGFVQHIFTFYWPVLIPILGREVGFMYVGARAAIALAITATGVVAGAVLLSDRNTTPVAVAETDGSGGAVNAVDSAADASTDDADDTDDSLRETVEDAARSTWTKLRRIVPRLAVVYVAVTLLLRTTDLESFAALASPLTNLVGLPGAAVPVVVAFAFDTTAGAAAIAPAIGETFTPKQAVATMLIGGIISFAVSTFKRSIPFQYGIWGPEFGSKVIAVNTGLKIVFIAVAVALLVA; via the coding sequence GTGCAGTCGTCGGCCGTCCTCCCGGTGCTGTTCGAGGTGCTCCCGCGAGTTGCGCGCATCGCCGCCTACATCGCCGTGGGCGTCTTCGCCGCGAACCTCGTCGTCGCCTTCGGCCTCGTCGAGCGCATCGCCGGCCTCTCGCGGTATCTGACGAGTCCCGCGAACCTCCCGGACGAGGTTGGGACGGCCATCGTCACCACCGCCGCCTCGACGACGGCGGGCTACGGGATGCTCGCGGAGTTCCGCGAATCGGGCGTCCTCGACGACCGGGCGACCCTCGTCGCCGTCACCATCAACACGTTCTTCGGATTCGTCCAGCACATCTTCACGTTCTACTGGCCGGTGCTTATCCCCATCCTCGGTCGCGAGGTCGGCTTCATGTACGTCGGCGCGCGGGCGGCCATCGCGCTGGCCATCACCGCGACCGGCGTTGTCGCCGGCGCGGTGCTCCTTTCTGACCGCAACACGACCCCGGTCGCGGTCGCCGAGACCGACGGTTCGGGCGGCGCAGTCAACGCGGTCGATTCGGCCGCCGACGCGAGCACCGACGACGCGGACGACACCGACGATTCGCTCCGCGAGACGGTCGAAGACGCCGCGCGGAGCACGTGGACGAAACTGCGGCGCATCGTCCCGCGGCTGGCCGTCGTCTACGTGGCCGTCACGCTCCTCCTGCGGACGACCGACCTCGAATCGTTCGCGGCGCTCGCCAGTCCGCTGACGAACCTCGTCGGCCTGCCGGGCGCCGCCGTCCCCGTCGTCGTCGCCTTCGCGTTCGACACGACGGCCGGCGCAGCAGCCATCGCGCCGGCCATCGGCGAGACGTTCACGCCGAAACAGGCCGTGGCGACGATGCTCATCGGCGGCATCATCTCCTTCGCCGTCTCGACGTTCAAGCGGTCGATTCCCTTCCAGTACGGCATCTGGGGCCCCGAGTTCGGCTCGAAGGTCATCGCCGTCAACACGGGGCTGAAAATCGTCTTCATCGCCGTCGCGGTGGCGCTGCTGGTCGCCTGA
- a CDS encoding magnesium transporter: MTVRDVAVEAYKEALPALAASLVGGLIAGVVLGGMRAELRAVPGLLVLVPALLATRGNVYGSLGARIATALHQGLIEPRVTGGDERLRAAATAALANGVLTSTFAAVVAYFLLTFLGSRVAPLPILVGVAIVAGLLSGIVLTVVVVSVVFAGYRRGRNPDTIVGPVVTTTGDVFGILFLLIAVRTVLAVAGVF; the protein is encoded by the coding sequence ATGACCGTGCGAGACGTGGCGGTCGAGGCCTACAAGGAAGCCTTGCCCGCGCTCGCGGCCAGCCTCGTCGGCGGTCTCATCGCCGGTGTCGTCCTCGGGGGGATGCGGGCCGAACTCCGGGCCGTGCCGGGGCTTCTCGTGCTCGTCCCCGCGCTCTTGGCGACCCGCGGCAACGTCTATGGCTCGCTCGGCGCTCGCATCGCTACCGCGCTCCATCAGGGGCTCATCGAACCCCGCGTCACCGGCGGCGACGAGCGCCTCCGGGCCGCCGCGACGGCCGCGCTCGCCAACGGCGTGCTTACGAGCACGTTCGCCGCCGTCGTCGCGTACTTCCTCCTCACGTTCCTCGGCAGTCGGGTCGCCCCGCTCCCGATTCTCGTCGGCGTCGCCATCGTCGCCGGCTTGCTGTCCGGCATCGTCCTGACCGTCGTCGTCGTCAGCGTCGTCTTCGCGGGCTACCGCCGCGGGCGCAACCCCGACACCATCGTCGGCCCGGTCGTGACGACCACCGGCGACGTGTTCGGTATCCTCTTTCTGCTCATCGCGGTCCGAACCGTCCTCGCCGTCGCGGGGGTGTTCTGA
- the rpl18a gene encoding 50S ribosomal protein L18Ae, with amino-acid sequence MSQFIIAGSFTSRGVVHEFTKTVEAPNENVAQERAFSLIGSEHGIKRTKVELNEVSAA; translated from the coding sequence ATGAGCCAGTTCATTATCGCGGGCAGCTTCACGAGCCGTGGCGTCGTCCACGAGTTCACGAAGACTGTGGAAGCACCGAACGAGAACGTCGCACAGGAACGCGCCTTTTCGCTCATCGGGAGCGAGCACGGAATCAAGCGCACGAAGGTCGAGCTCAACGAGGTGTCCGCAGCATGA
- the ftsY gene encoding signal recognition particle-docking protein FtsY, protein MFDGLKKKLNRFRNDVEETAEEKAEAAADEAETEADAEAESAPADAAVEPEASEPSDADSVGDADADSEADAVDDAPADAEPATDADAAPEQAAATAEVDAESAAATAAVDAEAEPAADAEAVDEPEAEEAEPRESLASDAAKAALAEEDEDGSSGPGRLRRAAAFATGKVVIEEEDLEDPLWELEMALLQSDVEMQVAEEILETIREKLIGETRKQVQSTGQLVSEALHDALYEVISVGQFDFDQRIAEADKPVTLIFTGINGVGKTTTIAKLAKYFEKQGYSTVLANGDTYRAGANEQIREHAEALGKKLIAHEQGGDPAAVIYDGVEYAEAHDIDIVLGDTAGRLHTSNDLMAQLEKIDRVVGPDLTLFVDEAVAGQDAVERARQFNDAAAIDGAILTKADADSNGGAAISIAYVTGKPILFLGVGQGYDHIEKFDPEQMVERLLGEDE, encoded by the coding sequence ATGTTCGACGGACTGAAGAAGAAACTCAACCGCTTCCGTAACGACGTTGAAGAGACCGCCGAAGAGAAGGCCGAAGCGGCGGCCGACGAGGCCGAGACCGAGGCCGACGCGGAAGCGGAATCAGCACCAGCAGACGCGGCGGTCGAACCCGAGGCGTCCGAACCTTCCGACGCCGACTCCGTCGGCGACGCGGACGCTGATTCCGAAGCCGATGCGGTCGACGACGCTCCTGCGGACGCCGAGCCGGCGACCGACGCGGACGCCGCGCCCGAGCAGGCCGCTGCGACCGCGGAGGTTGACGCCGAATCTGCCGCCGCGACCGCGGCGGTTGACGCCGAGGCCGAACCCGCGGCCGATGCGGAGGCGGTCGACGAACCCGAAGCCGAAGAGGCCGAGCCGCGCGAGTCGCTCGCCTCCGACGCCGCGAAAGCCGCGCTGGCGGAGGAAGACGAAGACGGTTCGTCCGGCCCCGGCCGACTCCGCCGCGCCGCCGCGTTCGCCACGGGGAAAGTCGTCATCGAGGAAGAAGACCTCGAAGACCCCCTCTGGGAACTCGAGATGGCGCTCCTCCAGAGCGACGTCGAGATGCAGGTCGCAGAGGAGATTCTCGAGACCATCCGCGAGAAGCTCATCGGCGAGACGCGAAAGCAGGTCCAGAGCACGGGGCAACTCGTCTCCGAGGCGCTCCACGACGCGCTCTACGAGGTCATCAGCGTCGGGCAGTTCGACTTCGACCAGCGCATCGCCGAGGCCGACAAACCGGTCACGCTCATCTTCACCGGCATCAACGGCGTCGGGAAGACGACGACCATCGCCAAACTCGCGAAGTACTTCGAAAAGCAGGGCTACTCGACGGTGCTCGCCAACGGCGACACCTACCGCGCCGGCGCGAACGAGCAGATCCGCGAGCACGCGGAGGCGCTCGGCAAGAAGCTCATCGCCCACGAGCAGGGCGGTGACCCGGCAGCCGTCATCTACGACGGCGTCGAGTACGCTGAGGCCCACGACATCGACATCGTCCTCGGCGACACGGCGGGTCGACTCCACACCTCGAACGACCTGATGGCGCAGTTGGAGAAGATAGACCGCGTCGTCGGCCCGGACCTCACCCTCTTCGTGGACGAGGCCGTCGCCGGACAGGACGCGGTCGAACGCGCCCGACAGTTCAACGACGCGGCCGCCATCGACGGCGCGATCCTGACGAAGGCCGACGCCGACTCCAACGGCGGCGCGGCCATCTCCATCGCGTACGTGACGGGCAAGCCCATCCTGTTCCTCGGCGTGGGACAGGGCTACGACCACATCGAGAAGTTCGACCCCGAACAGATGGTCGAGCGCCTGCTCGGCGAAGACGAATAA
- a CDS encoding RNA-binding domain-containing protein, with protein MIYSVDVRIKAPVRDTEVTNRVGDAVENIFPGVELDHEPGKLVGETHELERFSERLHEQAILDTARREFAKRRDDDGFSFALKKQAAFKGVVNFSVGNPDELGDIDVHVTVRDPSVDEVIDYIAPPTEDGRPVDPNDR; from the coding sequence ATGATTTACAGCGTCGACGTCCGCATCAAAGCGCCCGTCCGCGACACCGAGGTCACGAACCGCGTCGGCGACGCCGTCGAGAACATCTTCCCCGGCGTCGAACTCGACCACGAACCCGGGAAACTCGTCGGTGAGACCCACGAACTGGAGCGGTTCTCCGAGCGCCTCCACGAGCAGGCCATCCTCGACACCGCCCGCCGCGAGTTCGCCAAGCGCCGCGACGACGACGGCTTCTCGTTCGCGCTGAAAAAACAGGCCGCGTTCAAGGGCGTCGTCAACTTCTCCGTCGGCAACCCCGACGAACTCGGCGACATCGACGTCCACGTGACCGTCCGCGACCCCTCCGTCGACGAGGTCATCGACTACATCGCGCCGCCGACCGAAGACGGAAGACCGGTCGACCCGAACGACCGCTAA
- a CDS encoding LysE family translocator, producing MTTLAFGLDAATYLAFCGAAVALILAPGPDTMYVLARGLDGRGPGVRSAFGIATGVLFHTLLATVGAAALFRTVPEAAAALKYVGAAYLVYLGVTALRNDEFDPSVETDGGASFRRGVLVNALNPKVALFFLAFLPGFAGQGAGTGIRMASLGATYAALTALYLSVVALGANRLGSRLAETRVASALNYVGAGTMLLLGVVLVLE from the coding sequence ATGACGACGCTCGCGTTCGGACTCGACGCTGCGACCTATCTCGCGTTCTGCGGCGCGGCGGTCGCGCTCATCCTCGCGCCCGGCCCCGACACGATGTACGTCCTCGCCCGCGGCCTCGACGGTCGCGGGCCGGGCGTCCGGTCGGCGTTCGGCATCGCCACGGGCGTCCTCTTTCACACGCTCCTCGCGACGGTCGGCGCGGCGGCACTCTTTCGAACCGTCCCCGAGGCCGCCGCGGCGCTCAAGTACGTCGGCGCGGCGTACCTCGTGTACCTCGGCGTCACCGCCCTCCGGAACGACGAGTTCGACCCCTCGGTCGAGACCGACGGCGGGGCGAGTTTTCGTCGGGGCGTCCTCGTCAACGCGCTCAACCCGAAAGTCGCGCTGTTCTTCCTCGCGTTCCTCCCCGGCTTCGCCGGACAGGGCGCGGGAACCGGGATACGGATGGCGAGTCTGGGCGCGACCTACGCCGCTCTCACGGCGCTGTACCTCTCTGTCGTCGCGCTCGGCGCGAACCGACTCGGGTCGAGGCTCGCGGAGACACGGGTCGCGAGCGCGCTGAACTACGTCGGCGCGGGGACGATGCTGCTGCTCGGAGTCGTGCTCGTACTGGAGTGA
- a CDS encoding magnesium transporter: protein MPTEWTVRAITRAMLPVLLVLTLVELGSGLVLGSFEAQLLRYPSLLVLVPVTIGTAGNLGSVLAARLSTSFHLGTLSFSPRDDELAGNAVATVALAVTVFPVIGVGAWVATLLVSGDTSLALQKVVLVALSSGISLAVLAVIVTFSATYVAYRFGLDPDDVVIPVVTNVCDVLGVVVLFGVAQVLV from the coding sequence GTGCCGACGGAGTGGACCGTTCGCGCCATCACGCGGGCGATGCTCCCGGTGCTGCTCGTGCTCACGCTCGTCGAACTCGGGAGCGGCCTCGTTCTCGGGAGCTTCGAGGCGCAGTTGCTCCGCTACCCGTCGCTGCTCGTGCTCGTCCCCGTCACCATCGGGACCGCGGGGAACCTCGGGAGCGTCCTCGCGGCGCGCCTTTCCACGTCGTTCCACCTCGGGACGCTCTCGTTTTCGCCCCGTGACGACGAACTCGCGGGCAACGCTGTCGCTACGGTCGCCCTCGCGGTGACGGTCTTCCCCGTCATCGGCGTGGGCGCGTGGGTCGCCACGCTCCTCGTCTCCGGCGACACGTCGCTGGCCCTGCAGAAGGTCGTCCTCGTCGCCCTGTCGAGCGGGATTTCGCTGGCCGTCCTCGCGGTCATTGTGACGTTTTCGGCGACCTACGTCGCCTACCGGTTCGGCCTCGACCCCGACGACGTGGTCATTCCCGTCGTCACCAACGTCTGCGACGTGCTCGGCGTCGTCGTCCTGTTCGGGGTGGCGCAGGTACTCGTCTGA
- a CDS encoding signal recognition particle protein Srp54: protein MVLDNLGSSLRGSLDKLRGKSRLDEDDVQEIVKEIQRSLLSADVDVSLVMDLSDSIKTRALEEEPPGGTNARDHVLKIVYEELVELIGESTEIPLESQTIMLAGLQGSGKTTTSAKMAWWFSKKGLRPAVIQTDTFRPGAYDQAKQMCERAEVDFYGDPDCDDPVQIARDGLEATDDADVHIVDTAGRHALEDDLIDEIEEIEGVVQPDLNLLVLDAAIGQGAKEQAQQFDESIGIGGVVITKLDGTAKGGGALTAVNETDSSIAFLGMGETVQDIERFEPNGFISRLLGMGDLKQLSERVERAMSETQAEDEDWDPEEMMKGNFTLKDMQKQMEAMDKMGPLDQVLDMIPGFGGGIKDQLPDDAMDVTKDRMRSFEVIMDSMTEEELENPRKVGASRVKRIAQGSGQDEETIQELLEQHRMMEQTIKQFQNMGDGDMQRMMKKLQNQGGGGGGMGGLGGMGPF, encoded by the coding sequence ATGGTACTCGACAATCTCGGGAGTTCCCTCCGCGGCAGTCTCGATAAGCTGCGCGGGAAGTCCCGCCTCGACGAGGACGACGTTCAGGAGATCGTCAAGGAGATTCAGCGCTCCTTGCTCTCCGCCGACGTCGACGTCAGCCTCGTCATGGACCTCTCGGACTCTATCAAGACCCGCGCGCTCGAAGAGGAGCCGCCGGGTGGCACGAACGCCCGCGACCACGTCCTGAAAATCGTCTACGAGGAACTCGTCGAACTCATCGGCGAGTCGACGGAGATTCCGCTCGAATCGCAGACTATCATGCTCGCCGGTCTTCAGGGGTCGGGGAAGACGACCACCTCCGCCAAGATGGCGTGGTGGTTCTCGAAGAAGGGGCTTCGCCCCGCGGTCATCCAGACCGACACCTTCCGCCCCGGCGCGTACGACCAGGCCAAGCAGATGTGCGAGCGCGCCGAGGTCGACTTCTACGGCGACCCCGACTGCGACGACCCGGTCCAAATCGCCCGTGACGGCCTCGAAGCGACCGATGACGCCGACGTGCACATCGTCGACACGGCCGGTCGCCACGCGCTCGAAGACGATCTCATCGACGAAATCGAGGAGATAGAGGGCGTCGTCCAGCCCGACCTGAACCTGCTCGTCCTCGACGCGGCAATCGGGCAGGGCGCGAAAGAACAGGCCCAGCAGTTCGACGAGTCCATCGGCATCGGCGGCGTCGTCATCACCAAGCTCGACGGGACGGCGAAGGGTGGCGGCGCGCTGACCGCCGTCAACGAGACCGACTCGTCTATCGCCTTCCTCGGCATGGGCGAGACGGTTCAGGACATCGAGCGCTTCGAGCCGAACGGCTTCATCTCCCGTCTGCTCGGGATGGGCGACCTGAAACAGCTCTCCGAGCGCGTCGAACGCGCCATGTCCGAGACCCAGGCCGAAGACGAGGACTGGGACCCCGAGGAGATGATGAAGGGGAACTTCACCCTCAAGGACATGCAAAAGCAGATGGAGGCGATGGACAAGATGGGGCCGCTCGACCAGGTGCTCGACATGATTCCGGGCTTCGGCGGCGGCATCAAAGACCAGCTTCCGGACGACGCGATGGACGTGACGAAAGACCGGATGCGCTCGTTCGAGGTCATCATGGACTCGATGACCGAAGAGGAACTGGAGAACCCGCGGAAGGTCGGCGCGTCTCGCGTCAAGCGCATCGCGCAGGGGTCGGGACAGGACGAGGAGACGATTCAGGAACTGCTCGAACAGCACCGCATGATGGAACAGACCATCAAGCAGTTCCAGAATATGGGCGACGGCGACATGCAGCGGATGATGAAGAAGCTCCAGAATCAGGGCGGCGGCGGTGGCGGCATGGGCGGTCTCGGCGGCATGGGGCCGTTCTAA
- a CDS encoding translation initiation factor IF-6, with protein MLRASFAGSSYIGVFARATDDALLVRPDADDSLAEQMAEELDVPLVKTTVGGSGTVGALATGNENGLLVSSRATSREKEALTDAVDLPVYELPGRINAAGNVVLANDYGAYVHADLSDEAVSAVEEALEVPVERGDLADVRTVGMAAVANNRGVLCHPKSREPELEALEALLDVRADIGTINYGGPLVGSGLVANEEGYIVGEDTTGPELGRIEDALDYID; from the coding sequence GTGCTTCGCGCCTCCTTCGCCGGTTCGTCCTACATCGGCGTCTTCGCTCGCGCGACCGACGACGCGTTGTTGGTCCGCCCGGACGCCGACGACTCGCTCGCCGAGCAGATGGCCGAAGAACTCGACGTGCCGCTGGTCAAGACGACCGTCGGCGGGTCGGGCACGGTCGGTGCGTTAGCGACGGGTAACGAGAACGGTCTTCTCGTGTCGAGCCGCGCGACGTCCCGCGAGAAGGAGGCCCTCACCGACGCCGTGGACCTCCCGGTCTACGAGCTTCCCGGTCGCATCAACGCCGCCGGCAACGTCGTTCTCGCGAACGACTACGGCGCGTACGTCCACGCGGACCTCTCCGACGAGGCCGTCTCGGCCGTCGAGGAGGCCCTGGAGGTCCCCGTCGAACGCGGCGACCTCGCCGACGTTCGAACCGTCGGGATGGCGGCCGTCGCCAACAACCGCGGCGTCCTCTGCCACCCGAAGTCGCGCGAACCCGAACTGGAAGCGCTCGAAGCGCTCCTCGACGTTCGCGCCGACATCGGCACCATCAACTACGGTGGACCGCTCGTCGGCTCCGGTCTCGTTGCCAACGAGGAAGGGTACATCGTCGGCGAGGACACGACCGGTCCCGAACTGGGTCGCATCGAAGACGCCCTCGACTACATCGACTGA
- the pfdA gene encoding prefoldin subunit alpha has translation MGGGQQQLQQLSQELQALDEEIESLEGEVSDLNDEKDEIDEAVEAIETLETGSTVQVPLGGDAYLRAEVQDIDEIVVSLGASYAAEQEQGTAIETLRRKQDALDEEIASIRGQIEELEEESDEIEEQAMQAQQQMQQQQMQQMQQMQSEGDGDDE, from the coding sequence ATGGGTGGCGGTCAGCAGCAACTTCAGCAGCTCTCCCAGGAACTGCAGGCCCTCGATGAGGAAATCGAATCCCTCGAAGGCGAGGTTTCGGACCTGAACGACGAGAAAGACGAAATCGACGAGGCCGTCGAAGCCATCGAGACGCTCGAAACGGGCTCGACGGTACAGGTCCCGCTCGGCGGCGACGCGTATCTCCGCGCCGAAGTTCAGGACATCGACGAAATCGTCGTCTCCCTCGGCGCGAGCTACGCCGCCGAACAGGAACAGGGCACGGCCATCGAGACCCTGCGACGCAAGCAGGACGCGCTCGACGAGGAAATCGCGAGCATCCGCGGCCAGATCGAAGAGCTCGAAGAGGAGAGCGACGAGATCGAAGAGCAGGCGATGCAGGCCCAACAGCAGATGCAGCAACAGCAGATGCAGCAGATGCAGCAGATGCAGAGCGAGGGCGACGGCGACGACGAGTAA